A single genomic interval of Xyrauchen texanus isolate HMW12.3.18 chromosome 8, RBS_HiC_50CHRs, whole genome shotgun sequence harbors:
- the LOC127648080 gene encoding beta-1,3-N-acetylglucosaminyltransferase lunatic fringe, translating to MAKENFINMLKTYNKKAVLSVAGATVTCVALMVVLSQHQRIQMDGMQNERGLRSLQSLGESEADDGAQTGQNGKKGFSSYFSKLTRSRRDADKPAEASGAATDAPAEDISADDIFIAVKTTKKFHRSRLDLLLDTWISRNMQQTYIFTDGEDEELKKKIGYHAINTNCSAAHSRQALSCKMAVEYDKFIDSGKKWFCHVDDDNYVNVRTLVKLLSNYPHTQDMYIGKPSLDRPIEATERLGDNKMRPVNFWFATGGAGFCVSRGLALKMSPWASGGHFMNTAEKIRLPDDCTIGYIIESVLGVPLTRSSMFHSHLENLQQVSKSEVHKQITLSYGMFENKRNIINMKGAFSVEEDPSRFKSVHCLLYPDTPWCPPQVA from the exons ATGGCTAAAGAGAATTTTATAAACATGTTGAAAACATACAACAAGAAAGCTGTGCTCTCCGTCGCGGGGGCGACCGTCACCTGTGTCGCGCTGATGGTAGTTTTGTCGCAGCATCAGCGGATTCAGATGGACGGCATGCAGAACGAGAGAGGCTTGCGCTCGCTCCAGAGTCTGGGGGAATCAGAGGCTGATGATGGCGCTCAGACCGGACAGAATGGAAAGAAAGGATTCTCGTCATATTTTTCCAAGCTGACCCGCAGCAGGAGGGATGCAGATAAACCCGCCGAGGCGTCCGGAGCGGCGACAGACGCGCCCGCAGAAGACATCAGCGCCGATGACATCTTCATCGCAGTGAAGACCACTAAGAAGTTTCACAGGTCCAGACTGGATCTGCTGCTGGACACATGGATATCCAGAAACATGCAGCAG ACGTACATCTTCACGGATGGCGAAGACGAGGAACTGAAGAAGAAAATCG GATATCATGCAATCAACACCAACTGCTCTGCTGCCCACAGCCGCCAGGCTCTCTCCTGCAAGATGGCTGTTGAGTACGACAAATTCATTGATTCTGGCAAAAA GTGGTTCTGTCATGTCGATGATGATAACTACGTGAATGTGAGGACGCTGGTGAAGTTGCTATCCAACTACCCTCACACTCAGGACATGTACATTGGCAAACCAAGCCTGGACCGGCCTATTGAGGCAACAGAAAGACTTGGGGACAACAAGATG AGACCTGTCAATTTCTGGTTTGCTACTGGAGGGGCAGGCTTCTGTGTCAGCCGTGGTCTGGCTTTGAAGATGAGCCCCTGGGCAAG TGGTGGCCATTTCATGAACACAGCCGAGAAGATCCGTCTTCCCGATGACTGCACCATTGGCTACATCATTGAGTCAGTACTAGGGGTTCCCCTGACCCGAAGCAGCATGTTTCACTCTCATCTGGAGAACCTGCAACAGGTGTCCAAATCAGAAGTACACAAACAG ATTACATTGAGTTATGGAATGTTTGAGAACAAGAGGAACATCATTAACATGAAGGGGGCTTTCTCTGTTGAGGAGGACCCATCCAG GTTTAAGTCAGTGCACTGTCTGTTGTACCCTGACACCCCGTGGTGCCCTCCTCAGGTTGCCTAG